GCACAATTACATAGAAATACGATGATATACTACCAATTAACAATAAATCTGTTAAACAATCGGACAGCCCATAATAAAAAGAGAATTTTCAAGCATGTTTTCCTCCAAATCTGTCAAAAAATTCGTTAACAAACTGTTGGATGCTCTGAAATCATGTAAATTGCGAAGCAAAGATCGGTGAAATCGCTGGTGAGGAACGTGAATTTTAGCTTTGACCTATGATAATCAGCAGAGAGCACACCAAGCAATGAAGAGATGTTTGGAACTCTAAAGGAGAAGTGGCGGAGAACAATGTAAAAGGCCATGAGAGAGGCCGCGTGAACAGAGAAGAAGAAGCGTCGCTCACTCTTTGGGGTTTAGAGTTTTAAAACGTTAGTGAGATTGAGATGATAATGCTGGGCCTGAGCTAGTTAAGtattcttaaaaatatatttattatattatataatagcaacataaaatattaaatagaaGTTCACAAGCTGTTCACGAACTATTGATCAAAATAATTTTGGCTTGAATTCGCTAAAAAAAAGTTCGAACATGTTCGACTTCGGCTTGAATTCGAtaatttcattttgtttttagtatttaacaatttatattagataatttaatttaaattaccaaaataataattcattGTAAATGATTCTAattctttttatatattttaaattaaattgttatttcattcataaataaaaatataagtatGATCCCAGTAGTTATTTTCAATACATTAATAGGTTTCATTTAGATAATTTCAtttattaaaagtttaaaatatcattcattATATATAGTTCTATTCTTTTTAGATGTTTTAAATTGAATTGTTATTGTAGGAGCAAGCGTTTGCCGCTCTACCAAAACTATAACTGGTGGTaacattattttaaatcgcaaTAGAAGCTTAACCACGACgtttcgatcgctctaccaagcaaggacaattattgcactcaaACAATCTCCTTCCCAGTAATTGCACTCTTTGTAATCAATGAAAATCAAACACATGACTTTGACTCTGGTAACAATTGTAGGACTGAGTGCTTGTCACTTTACCAAAACCTATATTTTGTAGTAATTgtgcaaatcaaatatttaaaccACAACAATAGCTCAAGTGCTACATTTCTATTGCTCTACCCAGTAGGGATAATTATTGCACTCCGAAAGTTATTTCATTGCATTATAAAAGTTAGCGATTGAATCATCATTCATTAGACATATTAAACACAGAACTATATTCATGttatcataaaattcatttcttaCCTTTGTTCTGTTTTAATCATTCCAATCATGATGTAATAATattcattttattaaaaaagaGTGAATTCTTTCTAATTTTTAATCATAATAAGTTCAATATCATTagcttaaaatatttagtaatgTCGAATGACATatcaatttagcatataaaatgtttaattaACCATCATAATATACCATCCTAGAATTTAGATTTTAGTTCTTTTatcaatataaattaaatatactttatttaaaatattatattctaAAATATCTTAGTTTTAGCAAATTTATCTATTTAAAGCTATTTATTGTAAATGGTTCATAAATCATACTAAAATTTAGTTTTACAATTTATTTGATTAATGATAAgtctaattttattattttaaacctATAAAGTTATATTATTATTCTATGAATTCTCctgattatatataattatgtaATTAATTTTTCTAGATATGTCAATGCGATAATTCCATTATaagattttattatattttatttctttattttgttAGTTTTTGAAAGAATGTTTCGACATAATATATACAAGTTTACTTAAATTGCAATCGTCTTAATATTACAAGTTCATGTTATTTTAATGTGTTCAGTCCTTTTAAATGAATTATCTGGTATGTTTTTGTTGAGTTTTATTTATTGATTATGCtagtaattataataatttgtgAATTCACTCAAGCACATGGCTTAGTGGTGTAAATTTTGGGTTGAACAATATAATAAGTTGGTGAATTTCtgttatgttattttattttttgtgttttaaaGAGCTTTTTAGTATAATGATCtgcaaattaaattaaaaaatgtaGTTTAGCTAAATAGCGTAAATTCATCTTTTTTTAACAAGATCTTGtgttcaaatcattccaaaTACATTAGTGCTATTATTTTTATTcgtcaactcaacaaatgagtaGAGCTTGAGTTTGAAAGCCATATAAATTAGCACATTCACGAATATGTAGACGAGCCAAGCTCGAATAAGATAAACGATCCGAAATCGCGAGCCGAATATCCTTAAGTTCAAGCGTGGCTTGATAATACTAACGAACTATCTCGAAAGAGCTTTTTACGGAGCCGAGCTCCAAATAACTCATGAGCGGTTTGGCTCGTTTACATTCCTAATCATAGGGCTTAAATGACTAGTCATTTCGTCGTGGGACCTAATTTTGGGACAAATCCCGAATCCATGAAATGTGATATCGGTGCTAGAAGTGAAAGTAAAGTGCTTGTGTTTTTAACTTAATCCATGAACCGCTAACCAACTATTTGCCTCTTCTAATTCACTGAATTGTGTAAAATTTGCAGCGTCTGAAGAATTTTTGGAACTTACTAAAAGTGCCCTCTTAGCGGCATTGGAAGGTGTGTCATCTTATTGCATGTATGAGCTATAATAGTAAGTAgatattctgatatatctgGTTTTTTTTTACAGCTCTAGCACCTGAATCGCTTTTTGGTCTTGCAACGTTCAGCCATAAAATAGGCTTATATGATGTTCAGGGTCCCATACCAGTGGTGAAGAATGTATTTATTCACCCTGATTCTCATGTTGGTCTCGCAATGGAACTTGAAGATGTCATgccattattttcatttttggcTCCTGTATGTTAGCTGATATTTCCATGCAATGAAACTTTCTCTTTGTTTATAATGGTTATTTAGTGTTGGCTTTATATTGTTAGTTCTTTTACTTGCAGCTCAAAATTTTGATGCGATAAGCCGATGTTCAATTAACGTTGTTGTAGGTTGACGCGTGCAAGGATCGTATTGCATCTGCTCTTGAAACTCTAAAACCGACTACTTCATGGGAACGGACAACAGCTGCGGGTCAAGTAGTAGATGGGGTGTTACTTGGTGGGCGAGGTTTTGGAGTAGCAATGGAAGCTCTCCTGAAATATCTTGGATCGGAATATGGAAATACCTATGCACTAGGTACCATGGCAATGTAGATTCTTTTGAATCTCTTTGTATAGTCACAAATTGGCTAGTTTTCTTATTGATGAATGTCTCTCAATTGAGAAGTTTTATATCATATCTTATCTGTCTGAGCAGCTAAAAGATTCgctaatattttcattttgtttgttTCACTAAATTGAAGAGCAGCCAGAGTTTTTGCCTTTCTATCTGGCCCTCCAGATTTTGGTCTTGGCCAGCTAGACACAAGACGCTATGGTGAGCAATATGCTAGCAAAGGAGAAGACGCAGATCGTGCTCTCCTCCCAGAGCAGACTCCATTTTATAAGGATTTGGTACTTATTGTGATCTAATGGACATATTTTGTTGCCAAGTTTGTTGGAAATTAATTGTTGACGTATATCAAACAGGCTGCTGTTGCTGTTCAAGCTGGCATTTGCGTGGATCTATTTGCTGTGACGAATGAGTACACTGATTTGGCATCTTTGAAATTTCTTAGTATTGACAGTGGAGGctctttatttttatattcaaatacCGATGATTCAACACTTCCTCAGGACATGTGAGTGTTGAAAACCTACTTCAAGAATGATTTTGCAACTTGGGAAGGGTATAATAAGTACGTTTTTGTCCAAATACTTGGTCGATGCACCAGATTTTTTTGGTACAAAATGAACTAAATCCTTGTATTTACCTGTTCTAGATTTAAGGTATTTTCTTATTCACCTTCTTTGTCAACTCATATTATCTTCATGATCTGATTGCAGGTACCGTATGTTAAGTCGTCCATATGCGTTCAATTGTGTTATGCGCTTAAGGACATCTTCTGAATTTAAGCTTGGCCATTTGGTAAGTCTGAATCTTTCGACTTTTATTTCTTTTCCTACACTTAGATATTAATCCTTGCAATTTTATGCTGCAGTATGGGCATTTCTTTCCTGATCCACGGTATGAAAACGTTCAGCATGTTATTTGCTGTGACTCATTTGCCACATATgcatatgattttgattttgtgaatgacAGTGGATTCCCCAGGTAAAAGAAATACTTTATTCTTTTGTCCTGTTCATTATTCCTCTGGTATAGTGATTTTGGATGTGTTTGGAACAATCAAAGCCAGCTGATTATTCCTTAGTTCTTTAAAACAATGCCGCAATAGAGTGCAGCATTGATTTTTTTCCCCGATGaatgattcattttcaaatgaTAGTAAATGCCTGATAGATTATTTTGCTTAAGAGTACGATTTGACTAGCAAACAACGGTACCGAGAACCAAAAAATGAGACAGTAACAATCCAGAAACAGCACATTATCCAGTCTCTCTCATCATGAACATGTTACTAGTGTTCTGAAGAAAATCCCTTTACCCACTTTGGATAAGCTTGAGTTGTTGCAATGTGTGTTTTTCTACTGAAACCTAGGTTTCGTTTTTTGTATTCCCACGTTTAGATGGATGGCAGTTTGGTAAGATAGACAGTCATCCTTAGAGTAACCATTCTATTATCATTGGTATGTATAGATGAAGAAGATGCTCACCATGTAGTTCTGATTGGTGAAGGTGGAGAGGAGTTAGAGTGGAATGCCAAGGGAATTTTACCTACATTTTATCAATCATAAATGGAGCATGTGCCTCTATGATCTGTGGCACGCATTATTCTAGCAATTGTGTGAGTTTCAGGAGAAAGGGAAGGCTCATGAAAAAGCCTTGAAATGTCTAGACTCTTGTCACTATACCAATCCCCACCCACCGCGTCCTTTCCCGAACACTGAAACAAGAAAAACCTTTCTAAAGTTTTTATGACATTTTATCGTGCCATAGATGCTAGCATGTGCTAACTTTGGACCATATAAAATGATGTTTTTCTTGGAATGGATGGAAAACTGTAATTGGTTCCTCAATTTTATTGTGTCAAGTTTCttctttgttttcttttttcttttattttctatttttaaaaaagtgtGATGCAAATAGATTAGTGCGTATTTTTGCCTGCAGACACAGCCAAGAAATGCCTACATTGCAGATTGCATTTCAATACTCTGTTGTTGTGCCCCCCATTGAAAAGTCAATTTCAGGTTCAAGCCCTACAAGTAGGTATGCTTCTgttgatgcattttattagtttgtACATTTATATTAAAGTGCATTTGAGTTGTCTAATCATGATACAGTCCTTTATATACCTGCTTATTCACGAGTTTGGCGTTAAAATTCTAACTTCACAAAATAGAAGCCAAATTTGATCCTTATGTTAGCTGTATTCAACTTCTTATTAAACTAAATTATTAGGTATGTGTTCCCATTGCAGCAACGCAGAAAATGTAACTTTGAACCAATCCCTACAAAAAAGCAGGACGTTTGTAAGCATCACACGGGTGTGCATGATTTTGCATGATGCTCCGCTCGCACCATTGTGAAACAATGCCTATAACTGGGAAAGAGTATCAAAATGTTATATAAAACaatcaaattataattttgaattAGCATTACTTGACTCCCAGATAAAAATAATTAGCCCAAAACTAAATTCAGAAACACAGAAAATTGCGAAGAATTTAAAAAGACAGAATCAAGGAGCTTTGGGCTATTCTGTTTCTGGATCCACCATCTCTGCTCGTTTGAGTGAAATCTTCTCTCCAAACTTCTGTTCTTAGGTACAGAAGTGTAACCGTAAAAAATCAAATGATGAGAAACATTCATATGGCCTGAAATCATTCTGTTGATTAAAAAAAAGTTAATGTACCTAGAGGTGCTTGACCAGCTAGAaacaagaaaataaattgtatcaCCATATGGCTCAGGGCACATGGTCATGTACTTTTCATATATTATCATCTTCTGTGCCACCCCAGAACGAGTAGTACAACGTAACAAAATTAACAAATACTTGAGTAAATTGTGAGTATTACTGGACTACACAAGCTGAATATTTGTTTTGATCCAAGTTTATGGCTTAAGAAACTAACTTGAAGAGTTCAGCAATTTCTATCTTTGAATTAGAAATGTGCTAAAGCTTTCTGAGAAATCAAAtgaaatttcaattatttttgggtcaGGAGTTTTGAAGTTGATCTGATGTAATTGCAATTGCTAGGACAATTTCCGTTATCCCTACTGTAGCTAAACTTGCACCTTCTGTCTGTGGAGAATTGTGCAAATCTTACACTTCTTACACCTCCATTTCTTTAGTTCAAGTTTGAACATTTTAAATGTGTACAGAGCTAAATATTCCCTGAAAAGGAGACTGAGAATCAGAACCATACAATTTGGAACAGCACGGAACATCAACGAGATTTATGATAGTGTTGATCCTGAAGTTGTTCTTTCTATCCTTGTTCACGAGGTAAAATTCTGCTTCTAAAAACTCTTCTTTGCATCAAGcaagtttgattttgttttgGCAAGTTTACTTCTGTTCTTTTAGCTTTTGTGTTTACTGTCAGTTGGTCCTATCATTTTTATCCGGCATAACTATTCTCAGGTGATTTTGGCCTCTTTGGAGCAAGGAGTTCGAGAGGGCCGGAGTTCACTTCAAGAGTGGCTTGTAAATCTTACAGCTCAGTACGATGATACTTGCAAGATTTCTGAATACCCGAGAGGAAGTATGACGATCGCTAATGTTGACATTGCGTTCACCCAATGCCCTCAGCTGCAACCTTTACCCCGCTTAGTCTTTGCCTTGCTAAGGAACCCACTTCTTCGCCTTCATGAAGAAGGAGTTCATCCAGACTACAGAATATATCTCCAGTGTCTGTTCAGTGTCATTGAACCTTCGTCACTTAGCCGTGCTATATATCCGCTGTTGACATCGTATGAAACTCCAGATAAACAAGCGTTTCCTCGCCATTCCTTGAGTCGTGCAGCACTCGTAACAAGTGGCAGCCCAATATTTTTCCTCGATGCATTCACAACTCTCGTAGTATTTTATTCAACCACAGCTGACCCCGCAATTGCTTTTCCTCCACCTCAGGACTGTAAGTCATCTCATTCATCACTTTACCATCGGTACACTAAGAGCGCGATGCCCTCACTCGACTTTAAAAGTCAAATTTTTGTGTGTAATTTTTTGAAGATCTAACTTTTAATGTTCCCAATATGGTAACCATCCCCGAAATCTAGTTTCTGCCCGGCTTTTCAACATGTGAAAACCGGGATTTCGTGGTGCTCACTAACAATTTTACTACTCTCTAACACAGGCTTGTTAAGAACCACGATCAACAAGCTAAAGCAAGAGAGGAGCATAACTCCTAAGCTCATTTTTATCAGGGGAGGGCAGGACGATGCGACGGTGTTCGAGAACTATCTTATAGAGGAGCAAGATGTTGAGGGAAGTGGCTTCACGAGTGTACTGGGCTTTGTTTCTTTTCTTGATGAGATAAGTCATAGTGTATTAGTTTACAAAAAGCAATAGATGCTATATATACCTTTGGTCATGTGTTTGAAGCTCTTTTGTTTCCTTCACGGAAAGGATTTTTATCGTTCGAGAAATGATTTTGTATGGACAATCGGATCGGATTCAAAAGTTTTGAATGtaatttgttaaaaatattgtttagaAGGCTGTTTGATATTGCTTCAACTCACTTCCAAGACGATggtattttagaattttatattGCTCGTGAAAGTGGAAAACACAAATTCAGCAAATATTATAGTTATTTAAAAACGTAGGCATCAGAAAATTTTAATCTCAAATAATTTTATATGACTCCACTTGACTAGAATTTGTAATCAATCATTATTAtcttaaaaatataacaaaaaaaaaaaaaggatatgAAAAGGACTTAAAATCCATGTAccccttttaaaaaaataaaaataaacatcaatCTATGTATCATACTATCTtattagaaaaaaattatatatataaataaaatctaAAAACTTGTTAAAACTTAGaaaagttaaaattttatttttaatttcaacttttttaacaagagtttttttaaaaaaaaattgattggaCATGCACTCGAGACCaataattttagaaaataaacaCGCAATTTGAGTGGATTTTTTTGAATAATATGAAATTATTTATTCTTTTAATCTGTCCATCCAAACATTTCCTCAGAAACTGAGTTATGTTTGATACGAGACTCACACCACAtagttttataaaataaaaacaatgaaACACGTCTTTATTTTCCTAAGACTTAAAAATCAAGCAACATATGGAATACAAAAAAAGATTCAAACCATAAGAATATGGTACCTTTGATGAACCCCAAAGGACAAGCTCAAAATCTAATCAAGCccagaaaaaataataaagacAATGTGTACTAAGTGCAAAGTGTTTTAACAGATCAGGACATACAGATAGGTAGAGATCGGtgggagaaaaaaaaaaagaatcgaCGGAAAACGAAGAAGAGCTCAATCGCTCAACAACACAATTTCTAGAAATTCTCTGCAAAATATCTAGTTTTCATCTTCAAGCAATTTATCTTTTTAGTCTAACTACGTGCGATGCACGTAAATAACaattatatgataaaaataaaaa
The Primulina tabacum isolate GXHZ01 chromosome 9, ASM2559414v2, whole genome shotgun sequence DNA segment above includes these coding regions:
- the LOC142555161 gene encoding protein transport protein SEC23 D; protein product: MAVRATMTRFPADPREQECGLPWGITLMPFAAKDENGNPPVYGSGGELLPRCENCWGYYNTYCDQDQWSWSCVLCGTLNGLSAQSIARYSLPDSCPENMSSFVDLDIPLEESEEMQPRPVYVAAVDLSSSEEFLELTKSALLAALEALAPESLFGLATFSHKIGLYDVQGPIPVVKNVFIHPDSHVGLAMELEDVMPLFSFLAPVDACKDRIASALETLKPTTSWERTTAAGQVVDGVLLGGRGFGVAMEALLKYLGSEYGNTYALARVFAFLSGPPDFGLGQLDTRRYGEQYASKGEDADRALLPEQTPFYKDLAAVAVQAGICVDLFAVTNEYTDLASLKFLSIDSGGSLFLYSNTDDSTLPQDMYRMLSRPYAFNCVMRLRTSSEFKLGHLYGHFFPDPRYENVQHVICCDSFATYAYDFDFVNDSGFPRHSQEMPTLQIAFQYSVVVPPIEKSISGSSPTSRAKYSLKRRLRIRTIQFGTARNINEIYDSVDPEVVLSILVHEVILASLEQGVREGRSSLQEWLVNLTAQYDDTCKISEYPRGSMTIANVDIAFTQCPQLQPLPRLVFALLRNPLLRLHEEGVHPDYRIYLQCLFSVIEPSSLSRAIYPLLTSYETPDKQAFPRHSLSRAALVTSGSPIFFLDAFTTLVVFYSTTADPAIAFPPPQDCLLRTTINKLKQERSITPKLIFIRGGQDDATVFENYLIEEQDVEGSGFTSVLGFVSFLDEISHSVLVYKKQ